A window of the Flavobacterium sangjuense genome harbors these coding sequences:
- a CDS encoding 4Fe-4S dicluster domain-containing protein gives MAIIITDECINCGACEPECPNTAIYEGADDWRYKDGTKLRGKIILPDGTEVDSDAAQTPISDDIYYIVPGKCTECKGFHEEPQCAAVCPVDCCVPDDNHVESEETLLNRQAFLHNE, from the coding sequence ATGGCAATCATAATAACGGACGAATGTATAAACTGTGGTGCTTGCGAACCTGAGTGTCCAAATACTGCGATTTATGAAGGTGCAGACGATTGGAGATATAAAGACGGAACCAAACTTAGAGGTAAAATAATTTTGCCTGATGGCACCGAAGTAGATTCGGATGCGGCACAAACGCCAATCTCGGATGATATTTATTATATCGTTCCGGGTAAATGTACCGAGTGTAAAGGTTTTCACGAAGAGCCACAATGTGCGGCTGTTTGCCCTGTAGATTGTTGTGTTCCCGATGACAATCATGTCGAAAGCGAAGAAACACTTCTCAACAGACAAGCATTTCTACACAATGAATAA
- a CDS encoding acyl-CoA reductase codes for MDSINVKLSFVELGKFLSQFTLAEQLEGNDVLHNDLYFEKFKDLLALSQSHNGWFTPEQVYFAVQSWAEALAEDNLNEWLSKYDLSEVKQKTVALILAGNIPLVGFHDFLSVLITGHKVLVKASSNDQHLIQFLANYLISVEPKLSYYISFTDGRLENFDAIIATGSNNTARYFEFYFKDKPNIIRKNRNSVAVLNGKESHDDLVNLGEDIFRYFGLGCRNVSKLFVPKGYSFEAFFKAIYEYKDVIYYEKYSNNYDYNKAVFLMSNFKLLDNEFLTLKEDASYASPISSVFYEYYEDIADLQKRLTNEAEQIQCIVSNDLISNSIPFGQTQQPKLWDYADNVDTLKFLLSI; via the coding sequence ATGGATTCTATTAACGTTAAATTATCCTTTGTTGAACTAGGAAAGTTTTTAAGCCAATTTACTTTAGCCGAACAGCTTGAAGGTAATGATGTACTTCATAACGATTTGTATTTTGAAAAATTCAAAGACTTATTGGCGCTTTCTCAATCACACAACGGATGGTTTACACCTGAGCAGGTTTACTTTGCGGTTCAGTCCTGGGCAGAAGCGTTGGCTGAAGACAATTTAAATGAATGGTTGTCAAAATACGACTTATCAGAGGTGAAGCAAAAAACAGTTGCTTTGATTCTAGCCGGAAATATTCCTTTAGTTGGATTTCACGATTTTCTTTCGGTCTTGATTACCGGTCATAAAGTATTGGTAAAAGCTTCTTCTAATGATCAGCATTTGATACAATTTCTAGCCAATTATCTGATAAGTGTTGAGCCAAAATTATCTTATTACATTTCATTCACCGATGGAAGATTAGAAAACTTCGATGCCATCATTGCCACCGGAAGTAACAATACCGCGCGCTATTTCGAATTCTATTTTAAAGACAAGCCGAATATCATTCGCAAAAACAGAAACTCGGTTGCTGTCTTAAACGGAAAAGAATCGCATGACGATTTGGTAAATCTTGGTGAAGATATTTTTAGGTATTTTGGATTGGGTTGCCGTAATGTTTCCAAACTTTTTGTGCCAAAAGGTTACAGCTTTGAGGCTTTCTTTAAAGCAATTTATGAATACAAAGACGTTATCTATTACGAGAAATATTCCAACAACTACGATTATAACAAAGCCGTTTTCCTAATGAGTAATTTCAAATTACTCGATAACGAATTCCTGACGCTGAAAGAAGATGCAAGCTACGCCTCTCCTATTTCATCTGTGTTTTATGAATACTACGAAGACATTGCTGATTTGCAAAAGCGTTTGACAAACGAAGCCGAACAAATTCAGTGTATTGTTTCGAATGATTTGATTTCAAATTCGATTCCTTTTGGACAAACGCAGCAACCTAAACTTTGGGATTACGCTGATAATGTGGATACTTTGAAGTTTTTGCTTTCGATATAA